DNA sequence from the Camelus dromedarius isolate mCamDro1 chromosome 24, mCamDro1.pat, whole genome shotgun sequence genome:
gaacaaaaaataacaaaatttaaaacaacaaacaaaaaaaaaacaaaaacaaaaaaaagagaaggggaaatgtATATGTCTGTCCATCCTGTTGCTTTAGCCTGTCAGCTCCTAGAGGGCAGGGACCGTGTCTTCCGAATGGTCTGTGCAGCGCCTAGCACACCGTGggcgctcaataaatattaaattgattAACCCACaagtccctctccctcccttcctcctggacCACCCCTTACCGACTGCGGGAAGTATCGGAAGAGGAAGCAGAGTCAGCAGAAGTTGAACGGTGGGCCCGCCGGCTCTTGGGGGCTGGTGTTGTACTTCGAGACCTGATGGGAGACCACACCACAGCTCAGGGTACTGTCACACATGTACTGGATCCCCTTCATCCAGCCCTCAACCCTTTACCAGCAAGGGGCATGACTGAGTCTACCCTATCCCCCAGGTGCATTCAACTACCCCTTAAGCAAATTCCACTCTAATTCACAAATTCACTCACCGCTTCCGTTTCTTATCCTTAGATTTACGTTTGCTCTTTGGAGTAGGAGACCTGGGAAATAAAGcaagattatttaaaatagtaatttttaaagaaagaaaatcaaaagtgaaatgaaaagagTTTCTGACAGCAGGAAATCAAGGAACAGACTGATCTTtacttcaagaaaaagaaaccccCCGGAGAGCAAGTAAGGGCATCAAGCAATGGCTCAGGGTTCCACATGCCACCATGTTTCCCCGCCACAAAGAGCTCTTACCTATGCTTCCGTTTCTTGGATTCAGATTCTGACCtgttggtttaaaaataaattaattaaaaaaaaaacataaaccaCTATCTATGCCTAGACTTACCAAACTTCTCCAATTACTCCACATAATCCCACCTCATACCTGTGCTTCTTCTTCTTAGAGCTCTTCTTCCTCTCTCGTCGAGGAGAGCTGCTCTCTGACCTGCTAAAAATGAGATGAGACAGTTATTCAGCTTGGCTCCTTCCCTGGCCCACTTACTCATAATCAATCCCAAGAAAAGGCTTCTAAAGCACAGAACAACTCGAACAGCATCAATATGCCAGACCTAAGCCCAGAACTATTTATTCTCCAAGAAGCGTTAAGTACCTCCTATTACATCGACAAACctcaaaatggggaaaaaaaaaaaaatccaaaattctgCCGATAGTCCTTATTGAAAGAACTGCAGAATCAACCATTCCCTCCTAAAGCTGCACACATTACCTCTCCTGACTAAGACTTAAATGGTAACTCCCTCTTCTCCAAATTTTCTGACAATTCTCTCCTGCTTCCTAGAAACAAAAATTCTATTTCCAGAAACAGAACATGACAGGATTGGTCCTCTGGCTACTAGAATAACTTTCCAACTAACTTACCGTCctctatctttcttctttttcttcttcttttgctttggGGTTGGTGAGCGAGAACTGCTAGACTCCCGAACAAGGCTGGAAAAAGATgaagaggcagaggtgggtgCTAAGAcaaattttcttaaacatttcaacttcagaaaaacaaaatctgaagaTTCTGGGAAGAAATagtccaccaaaaaaaaaaagcacttagtGCTTAGAATTAAGAGAAACTGACACTGGTTTCTTTGTCTTGTGTACCTGTACGGTTTGGGAGGCTCAGGAGCTGGTTGTTTAGCTTCTCGAGCACGACGCTGAGGATCAAAGGAGCTGCCATCCACATAGGAATCACTGATGCCAAAGGCAGCCCGGAGTCGCTCATTCTTCTTCTCATTCAATTCTGCCAACTGGTGAGTCTCAGTTACCCTAGAGGAGAAAAGGTCAAAGGTCTGAAGGAGATAAGAGTAAAAAGCAGAGTCATATTCATACAACTGTAGTCAGGGCACGGGAAAACGGAGATGAGAGCAGGGAGACAGTCTAAAGGAGAGGAgagcaaaagcagcagaatagaGTCCCGAGAAAATCGAGAGAGGAAAACACTCACGATGGCCTctgccctggggtctcctccttgCCCCCAGGGTTCACATCCTTCTCCAGCAACATGAGTCGAAAGGTCGCCACTTTTTCCTGAATTTGCTGTTCCTCGTACCTAAAGAATAAATCCCTTCAGGGTTAGAGTCTGACTAGACACTCTTCCCCAGTCCCACGTTTACAGTTCCCTCATTCCCAGCAGGATCCCTTCCCTCTCCATGCACACACAGAATTTTTCATTCACTGTCACCCAAAGGGCCCTTCTATTAAATCCTGCTCTATTCCTGTCATCTTTCATCCCTCCACTTACTACACCCTCTAGAACAGTGGATTTTAAACATGCTACACTCCAGGGGTCAAGAGAGAAAAGTTAAGCAGGCAGAGTTCCAGGTGTTCCTCCCCAACTTCAACAAGAACAGATCTTTCATTTCCTGGGATTCCAAAGTAATGTGCGTTGTTTAAAAGGGGAACCACTGctgaagtttgaaaaccactgctctaaaaGGTTTTCTACCTGAATGTGCTCCTTTTCCAAAATTTCACTTTCCTACCCAACCCATGATCCCCTTTTCCAGGTATTACTCCTCCCTGTTTTCCTGCCTTTGCTATTCTCCAAGGCCTCAATCCTTAAATCCATTtaccttcctttttctctaccaATGACAACACGTATCAGCTTCAACTTATCTAACTCTTGTCTCTTGCTTGGTCTGCTTTCCCACCTCTCCCTTAAAGCACATTTTTGTTTCTCAGTGGCCTCCCTCTTTCCCCGTGTGCCTCCATCTAACTAATTCAGACTCCCTCACTTTCCCTCTTATGTCCTAGACACAGTTTCTCCATCTCCCACTTTGAACTGTCCCTTAACTCCTTTCACTTTGCTAGCTCCTTTACCTCCTCCCCTCCTACAACTCCTCTCAGGCCTCTTTCAACCAGCCCTAAGCTCCCTACATATCCCACCTAACACCCCCAGCTCTGCACTCACTCAGTGCTTggctctcccccagccctccctcacccctgctctTCCATCATCTCCTCCAGCTCGAGGCATCGCAGCTCCACGCGCCGCTTGCGCTCGTGGTCCAGGATGTCAGGATTAGGCCGCTTCACCAGGGCAGCCTCCAGGCGCCGCAGTTCCTCCTCTCCCTTGTAGTCAGGCCGCTCACCCCGGCGGCCCCGCACCAGGGACAGGTTGCGCTGGACGTAGCCGTTGGTGCCGCTGCCCCGGGGCGTCGGCAGCCCGATCCCGTTGTACATGGCCCCGTGCCCGGGGGGGGGCACCACCGCTCCTGAAGGGGAGCGGGGAGACACGGGTCAGGCCCCTGGCCCCAAACTAACCACTTACCACCCACAAATCCCTGTTCTTCTTCAACCCTATTTCAATATGTATCTCCACACTAAACCTCTTTTAGCTGCATTATCTTCCTGGTCTCCTAACAAAATCCCTTCTTCATCCTTCCCAAACTTTTCTTTCCACCAGATAACCGTTTCCCTCAGTGTGCAAGCGCCATTCCTGCTTGCACCTAGATTTTCTTTCACATCCCAAAGATTCTATTTCTCCCAAGTTTCTCCACACTGTCCCTTACTCTCCTTTGGCCCCAATAAGCACAAGCAATATCCTCACCAACCACTCTAACTCCTAACCTCTGGTGACTAACTGAGGCCTCCaaacagggaagaacaaacaCCAAAGATCTGTGGCACCCAAGGGCCTGCAGTCCAAGTCTAAAGACTCCTCCAAAAACTGACCTATGGATTTCAGGCTACCCTAAAGATAGccttaaattatgaataaaaacTGAACAGCCCCTAGATATCCAAACAGGCAGACTGATTGTTTAAGATAAACCGAAAGTGTCCTGTGCAGCCTCATGACCAGACTAAACACCAGCATGAACATCAGAAACACATGAACCTTGGATGTTATCCTCTTAGCCTTCGCCTCTCAAGGAGCCATTTCCTATCAACTATACTGACTGATATGTATTCCCTCAAATTCCTTCCCAATAGAATTTCTCACGTGATTTGCAGCTCACCTTGCTCCTTTTAAATAGTACTGGTTTTCAACTCAATGCTTTAAACACATCACACCAGCCTCCTCTGTTCCAACTATCCCCATACCTTCTCTACATTCCTTCTCCTATACGTACTCAGAAAACTCCCACTTTTTATACCTCACTTTCATTAAAGTCAAACTGTCAGCTTTCCCTAACAGTCCTGTTATCTCACTTTCTAGTTTTCCAGCCCTGCCTTAACCCTCTCACGTGTTATCACGTGCCTACCACCACATTCTATCCTCTCAATCTATCCCAACCCCAGCAAGATTCTGAAGAGCCCTCAGACTCTAATTTTTCTGATCAGAATTCTTGACTACACATACTCTACTACTTTCTCTTGCTATATATACTATTATTTCTTTCTCCAACTCATCCTGTCGAAGATAGTTTCACAGGGGAAATGTATGAGGGAAAACAACCCCAGGGAAGAACTCAAAGAATAAAGTGGAGAGATTAGTgaagtagagggaaaaaaacagaactgGATAAAAGGgaaggctttatttttaaaaattccagaagaaaCATCATacaaataataggaaaaatacatttaagtCCTCTCTCAAAGTTCAGGAAAATGTTGAATGAAAGGGAGACAGCCCAACTCTAGCACAGTTTGGAGCTCCCTACCCCCAAACTCTAAGGCTGGATCCCTGCCCACTTCCTGTAGCATACTCCagagaagtaaaatttttaaaaatatagccaAACTAGAATAAAGAGTGACAGATGAAGCTAAATCTAGGGAAGGCAAATGGAATTGtgtgaagaaatgaaatatttatcacACAAGAAATCTTCCAACCCTCACTTTTTCTCAAATACCAATCCTCCCCACTCTAAACCTAGGTCTCCTTTGGTTCTCTATACCCCACCTAGTTTCTGCTGCCCTTGCAAAATGCTTCTGACCTGCAATTAATTCTTCAGCATAACCATTCACCCACACTTCCATACCACCTCACACAATAATCCTCCCACTCCTTGGAGAAGGAAAACCATTAAGCAAAGGGTATTAAGTCACAGTAGGTTAAACTTTCAGGgaatgtgcttaaaaaaaaaaacccacataaataCTACAGCATCCAAGACAGTgctcaaaacactaaaaacaaaaacaaaaacggaCGGAGGATATCAACAATGCACACACAAATCACCAAAACCAGGCAATTTTATAAAACAGGGATTCATAAGCTGCAGGCCAGGGACTGTGGGTATGCAAAAGTCACCCAAgctaaaagcagaaaataaaaggaagctgcaaaaaaaaaaagcaattttttttttctgttggaaaatCATCACAATGCCAAAATAACGAAATAGAAGGGAGTCTTGAAATTCAGTATCACGGTATCGAGGGGGAAAACGCACCAAAAAGGGAGAGGAGTGTGCAGGAAAATGGATCTAAATAAGCACAGCAAGCTCAGCACTGGGGCACTTTAACAGCTGAGTGGACATTACAGAATCCAGAAAGCTAAAACACTAACTTAAAAAGAAACCTAGACTCCCACACTTAAGAAGAAAGACAACAAAAcacttctcaattttttttgaCCCAGGAGATCTTTCATAAGCGTTTGAgtggaaaccaaggcttagaagAGCTGTATGCCAAATAATGACAAAGTCCAGACTTTTCTTCTTAAGGAAGGGCTCCAAAAGCCTCGTCCCCAGCTTTCACATAACTTTTGGGAAGATGATGAAAAGTGTAAGAAAAAAAGGAGCACATGACCGCCTTTACACATCTAAGCTTAGtgcgtatttttttttaaaggtttagcGCTTTCTCTAACACTTCACGGCGGACAGTAACGAGTCCAAACGGTCTCATTCTCCCGGGCATCTAGTTCAAGGCCTTCTCTGCATTAGCAGAGCGGCCAAGACCTATTTTCGGccttgagggatgggggagggggctgcgcGGCGCCCCGCAGTCTCGGTGGCTCAGGACCGGACCACAGGTCGCCAGGAGGGACGGGTAGGCCAGAAGCGGGAGAGGCGAGGGGGAAAGGATACGGGGGCAGAatcgccgccgccgcagccccctTCCCGCCGAGAAAATGTCGGAAAGGACAGCTGCAGGAAGGCCTCCTCGGTCGCACGCCTCGGGGAGGCGAGAAACCGAGTCGCGCGCTCGCTCTTCCTCGCAGAGGACGCGCGCGAGTCCAAGTGCAGTCG
Encoded proteins:
- the SRRM2 gene encoding serine/arginine repetitive matrix protein 2 isoform X2 → MYNGIGLPTPRGSGTNGYVQRNLSLVRGRRGERPDYKGEEELRRLEAALVKRPNPDILDHERKRRVELRCLELEEMMEEQGYEEQQIQEKVATFRLMLLEKDVNPGGKEETPGQRPSVTETHQLAELNEKKNERLRAAFGISDSYVDGSSFDPQRRAREAKQPAPEPPKPYSLVRESSSSRSPTPKQKKKKKKKDRGRRSESSSPRRERKKSSKKKKHRSESESKKRKHRSPTPKSKRKSKDKKRKRSRSTTPAPKSRRAHRSTSADSASSSDTSRSRRCTDHSEDTVPAL